From Mya arenaria isolate MELC-2E11 chromosome 1, ASM2691426v1, a single genomic window includes:
- the LOC128227280 gene encoding gamma-aminobutyric acid type B receptor subunit 2-like: MADSSLVGISGRLSFAEGGADPDKSMVVQHIQGGQRVTVGYVTRNTNDKQSNWFDGVLKWKDNKIPRDSTYVTYREITIPPVMYITMCTLAACGIILALSLFGFNIVFRNNKIVKMSSPNMNNVLLLGCMMCYSTVFLKPTETTHGSVCKARVCLFCIGFTVTFGALFSKTWRVYRIFTNKKLLRMTIKDYQLLAIIGVLVAVMTGVLIAWEAVEPHSVVVQYLEKEVHMDENDAEIRPFVRMCRSDYSAYFGWSVYIIEGALLSFGAFLAWETRHVKIEALNDSHQIGLCLYNVVVLSAVGLTLSLLLENEVVMLYGITSGCLIIGTTVTQLVVFLPKIHAVHSKVEIEVQNTGMSASNTRSRSATNTKSGDDHASDNK, from the exons ATGGCCGACTCGTCACTCGTCGGAATATCTGGCCGCCTCTCATTTGCAGAAGGAGGCGCTGATCCTGACAAGAGTATGGTGGTACAACACATACAAG GAGGCCAAAGAGTGACAGTCGGTTATGTGACACGGAATACCAATGACAAGCAAAGTAACTGGTTTGACGGAGTGCTGAAATGGAAAG ACAACAAAATACCACGTGACTCGACATACGTGACCTACCGAGAGATCACCATCCCTCCAGTAATGTACATAACCATGTGCACCTTGGCAGCCTGTGGGATCATCCTGGCTCTCTCCTTGTTTGGGTTCAACATTGTGTTCAGGAACAacaa AATAGTGAAGATGTCCTCCCCGAACATGAACAACGTGTTACTATTGGGATGTATGATGTGCTACTCAACTGTGTTTCTGAAACCGACAGAAACGACGCATGGATCTGTTTGCAAG GCTCGCGTCTGCCTCTTCTGTATCGGGTTTACAGTGACATTTGGTGCGTTATTCTCTAAAACATGGCGAGTCTACAGAATCTTCACCAACAAGAAACTTCTTAGAATG ACAATTAAAGACTACCAACTTCTTGCAATAATCGGTGTCCTAGTTGCTGTGATGACCGGCGTCCTTATTGCATGGGAGGCAGTTGAGCCTCATTCAGTAGTTGTGCAGTACCTGGAAAAAGAG gtaCATATGGATGAAAACGACGCCGAAATTCGACCGTTTGTGCGCATGTGCAGGTCTGATTATTCGGCGTACTTCGGCTGGTCCGTCTACATTATAGAGGGCGCACTTCTGTCGTTTGGAGCATTCCTTGCCTGGGAAACACGACAC gTAAAGATCGAGGCCCTGAACGACTCTCACCAGATTGGCCTCTGTCTGTACAACGTGGTCGTCCTGAGCGCGGTTGGCCTCACCTTGTCTCTTCTCCTGGAGAATGAGGTTGTCATGCTTTATGGGATCACGTCCGGATGTCTCATCATTGGAACTACAGTCACACAGCTCGTGGTGTTTCTACCAAAG ATACATGCCGTTCACTCAAAGGTGGAAATCGAAGTACAAAATACCGGCATGTCCGCATCGAATACCAGATCAAGGTCGGCAACTAACACTAAGAGTGGGGATGACCATGCCTCGGATAACAAGTAG